A genomic segment from Stegostoma tigrinum isolate sSteTig4 chromosome 1, sSteTig4.hap1, whole genome shotgun sequence encodes:
- the LOC132209546 gene encoding toll-like receptor 2 type-2, whose amino-acid sequence MSSPSLLILLVDCIFVHAAFFEGNTDPSNICQKCISHNFCNCSSVKLENVPRVVENVLRFDLSHNEISQIKDTDFIIYVKLKRLQLQSNRIHSISEQAFQHNTDLEYLDLSNNLLTCLSPHWFERLPKLQYLNILGNNYTDLGSGRIFSNLTRLRWLEFGNPSLSVLKKGDFVGVAHLDEFIVTAEKLQVYEKGSFSSFSSISHASLSLPYTFLNKPSQAQQIFVDLSELTTHMELRNVAFPDKRDNQPFLSVQNSSLRKLSFRNTFLTENTVINFLSSVKNTEVSELVVKDSELSGVGKWYGIDNLKTNSLDTILLSNISIKHFYLFHDLSSISDLFQSIKNATFTKLTMFLMPCTVSKKLKDMEYLDLTDNLLSDRSLDETVCSGAWRSLRYLILRKNLFKSLARTSTKLTTLPKLIHLDLSQNRFSDIKTSCKWSEKLQFLNLSSCTIKNIEECVPPNVEVLDLSNNIISSFAVNLPSLKELNLSNNKLKSLPGDGYLPKMEILKISSNKLTSLSAEEVKTFQKLQFLEAGRNNYICSCEFLFSMNNGMTVELLDRAEDYICDSPLILRGKMVQNTKRSFFDCHKTLSLALLCVGTILTVVIVVVMCYKYHVFWYIQMTWAWLKAKRKPKNVKNNNICYDAFVSYSQMDSEWVENLLVSELESAHPPLTLCLHKRDFIPGKWIIDNIIESIEKSRKTLFVLSQHFVQSEWCKYELDYTHFRLFDENDDSAILVLLEVIPKETIPQRFCKLRKLMNTKTYLEWPQDEVGQQVFWFNLRIALQGDNITSL is encoded by the coding sequence ATGAGCTCTCCCTCCTTGTTGATCCTGCTTGTTGATTGCATTTTTGTACATGCAGCTTTCTTCGAAGGGAACACCGACCCATCAAACATCTGTCAGAAATGCATCTCTCACAACTTCTGCAACTGCTCATCGGTGAAGCTAGAGAATGTTCCACGTGTAGTGGAAAATGTACTGAGATTTGATCTGTCTCATAACGAGATCTCACAGATTAAGGACACTGATTTCATAATCTATGTGAAACTCAAAAGACTTCAGTTGCAATCAAATCGAATCCACTCTATTTCGGAGCAGGCGTTCCAGCATAACACAGACCTGGAGTATCTTGACTTATCGAATAATCTTTTGACATGCCTGTCACCGCATTGGTTTGAACGTCTTCCAAAATTACAATACCTGAACATTTTAGGAAACAATTACACAGATTTGGGATCGGGGAGAATTTTCTCAAATCTGACGAGACTGAGATGGTTAGAATTTGGCAatccttctctctctgttctaaagaaaGGTGACTTTGTAGGGGTTGCACATCTGGATGAGTTTATTGTAACAGCAGAGAAATTACAGGTATATGAGAAAGGGAGCTTCAGTTCATTCAGCAGTATAAGTCATGCAAGCTTAAGTCTGCCTTACACATTTCTGAATAAACCAAGTCAGGCTCAGCAGATTTTTGTTGATTTGTCAGAACTCACCACCCACATGGAGCTAAGAAATGTAGCATTTCCGGACAAAAGGGACAATCAGCCATTCTTATCAGTACAAAATTCGTCATTGAGAAAATTGAGTTTCAGAAATACTTTTCTTACTGAAAACACTGTAATAAATTTCCTAAGTTCAGTGAAAAACACAGAAGTATCTGAACTCGTAGTAAAAGACAGTGAACTTTCAGGTGTTGGGAAATGGTATGGAATAGACAACTTAAAAACTAATTCTCTCGATACAATATTATTAAGTAATATATCGATTAAACACTTCTATTTATTTCATGATCTTTCAAGTATTAGTGATCTGTTTCAATCCATTAAAAATGCCACATTTACAAAACTAACAATGTTTCTGATGCCCTGCACTGTATCCAAAAAGTTAAAAGATATGGAATACCTTGATTTAACAGACAATTTGTTAAGTGATAGGAGTTTGGACGAAACTGTCTGTTCAGGAGCTTGGCGTTCATTACGTTATCTTATTCTGAGAAAGAATCTTTTTAAATCCCTGGCTAGAACAAGCACAAAATTAACCACACTTCCTAAACTTATCCATTTAGATTTGAGCCAGAACAGATTCAGTGACATAAAGACTTCATGCAAATGGTCTGAAAAGCTACAATTTCTAAACCTTTCGAGCTGCACTATCAAAAATATAGAAGAATGTGTCCCTCCAAATGTTGAAGTGTTGGATTTAAGTAACAATATTATCAGCAGTTTTGCTGTTAATCTTCCTTCTCTCAAAGAATTAAATCTGTCCAATAATAAGCTTAAAAGTTTACCAGGTGATGGCTACTTACCAAAGATGGAAATTCTGAAGATCAGCAGTAATAAACTCACCTCTCTCTCAGCTGAAGAAGTCAAGACATTTCAGAAGCTTCAATTTTTAGAAGCTGGAAGGAATAATTACATTTGTTCATGTGAATTTCTATTCTCTATGAATAATGGCATGACAGTTGAACTGTTGGACCGAGCGGAAGATTACATTTGTGATTCACCTTTAATTCTCAGGGGAAAGATGGTTCAAAATACTAAGCGCTCTTTTTTTGACTGTCACAAAACATTGTCCCTAGCCTTACTGTGTGTTGGCACAATTTTGACCGTAGTCATTGTTGTGGTGATGTGTTACAAGTATCATGTGTTCTGGTATATCCAAATGACATGGGCATGGCTGAAGGCGAAGAGGAAGCCAAAGAATGTGAAGAATAATAATATTTGTTATGACGCATTTGTCTCTTATAGTCAGATGGACTCAGAGTGGGTGGAAAACCTGCTGGTAAGTGAGTTAGAAAGTGCTCATCCACCGCTGACGCTCTGCCTTCATAAGCGCGATTTCATCCCAGGCAAGTGGATAATTGACAACATTATTGAGTCCATTGAGAAAAGTAGGAAAACCCTCTTTGTTTTGTCTCAACACTTTGTCCAAAGTGAGTGGTGCAAGTACGAGCTTGATTATACTCATTTTCGTCTATTTGATGAAAATGATGATTCAGCCATCCTTGTTCTGTTGGAGGTGATCCCAAAGGAAACCATTCCTCAAAGATTCTGCAAGCTGAGGAAACTGATGAATACAAAAACCTATTTGGAATGGCCTCAGGATGAAGTGGGACAGCAAGTCTTCTGGTTTAATTTAAGAATCGCATTACAAGGAGATAACATTACAAGTTTGTAA